A genomic segment from Micromonospora echinaurantiaca encodes:
- a CDS encoding histidine phosphatase family protein — MGEILLIRHGETTWSASHRHTSYTDLALTPDGERQARMVGAFLADRRFVAVLSSPRQRAVRTAQLAGLTVTATDDDLAEWNYGEYEGRTSADIRGDHPHWYLWTDGCPGGESPEQVGARLDRVLARVTPLLDKGHVALVAHGHSLRVAGARWIGLPPAAGGRLRLDTATVSTLGHEHGRQVIRRWNQPPLPAPGTVPASGVRH; from the coding sequence ATGGGCGAGATCCTGCTGATCCGGCACGGCGAGACCACCTGGAGCGCGAGTCACCGGCACACCTCGTACACCGACCTGGCGCTCACCCCGGACGGCGAGCGACAGGCCCGGATGGTCGGCGCGTTCCTGGCCGACCGGCGGTTCGTCGCGGTGCTGAGCAGCCCCCGGCAGCGCGCGGTACGCACCGCCCAACTGGCCGGCCTCACCGTCACCGCGACCGACGACGACCTCGCCGAGTGGAACTACGGCGAGTACGAGGGCCGCACCAGCGCCGACATCCGCGGCGACCACCCGCACTGGTACCTGTGGACCGACGGCTGCCCCGGCGGCGAGTCACCCGAGCAGGTGGGCGCCCGGCTCGACCGGGTACTCGCCCGGGTCACTCCGCTGCTCGACAAGGGTCACGTGGCGCTGGTCGCGCACGGGCACAGCCTCCGGGTGGCCGGCGCCCGCTGGATCGGCCTGCCCCCCGCCGCCGGCGGTCGGCTGCGCCTGGACACCGCCACGGTCAGCACCCTCGGCCACGAGCACGGCCGGCAGGTCATCCGGCGTTGGAACCAGCCACCTCTCCCGGCACCCGGGACCGTGCCCGCGTCGGGAGTTCGGCACTGA
- a CDS encoding KamA family radical SAM protein, producing the protein MTQTQPVQTIPAPRPAPATVPTAGQPYEYRRAPLVEPDWTRFPGWRHVTREQWESAQWQRVNCVKNIKQLRAVLGDLVDETFYDDLAADQAALATMSMLVPPQMLNTMVPFAPMSTEAFLADPVRRYMIPVASDRRTDWPSHPYASRDSLHEHDMWVAEGLTHRYPTKVLAELLSTCPQYCGHCTRMDLVGNSTPAVDKLKLTLKPVDRYDAHITYLKAHPGVRDVVVSGGDVANVPWRNLESYLMRLLEIETIRDIRLATKALMGLPQHWLQADVVEGLERVARTAARRGVNLAIHTHVNHAQSLTPLVAKAAQTALDVGVRDVRNQGVLMRGVNATSKELLDLCFALQGEAGILPYYFYMCDMIPNAEHWRVPVWHAQQLQHDIMGYLPGYATPRIVCDVPFVGKRWVHMLTEYDRERGISYWTKNYRTSIESADLEALNKRYAYYDPIDTLPESGQQWWADHRND; encoded by the coding sequence GTGACCCAGACCCAACCGGTGCAGACCATCCCAGCGCCCCGCCCCGCGCCGGCCACCGTCCCCACCGCCGGACAGCCCTACGAATACCGCCGCGCACCCCTGGTCGAACCCGACTGGACCCGCTTCCCCGGCTGGCGCCACGTCACCCGCGAGCAGTGGGAATCCGCCCAGTGGCAGCGCGTCAACTGCGTCAAGAACATCAAGCAACTGCGCGCCGTCCTCGGTGACCTCGTCGACGAGACCTTCTACGACGACCTCGCCGCCGACCAGGCAGCCCTGGCCACCATGTCGATGCTGGTGCCGCCGCAGATGCTCAACACCATGGTCCCGTTCGCGCCGATGAGCACCGAGGCGTTCCTCGCCGACCCCGTGCGGCGCTACATGATCCCGGTCGCCTCCGACCGGCGCACCGACTGGCCCTCACACCCCTACGCCAGCCGCGACTCGCTGCACGAACACGACATGTGGGTCGCCGAGGGCCTCACCCACCGCTACCCCACCAAGGTCCTCGCCGAACTGCTCTCCACCTGCCCGCAGTACTGCGGCCACTGCACCCGGATGGACCTGGTCGGCAACTCGACCCCCGCCGTCGACAAGCTCAAGCTCACCCTCAAGCCCGTCGACCGCTACGACGCCCACATCACCTACCTCAAGGCCCACCCCGGCGTCCGCGACGTCGTCGTCTCCGGCGGCGACGTGGCCAACGTGCCCTGGCGCAACCTCGAGTCCTACCTGATGCGGCTGCTCGAGATCGAGACCATCCGCGACATCCGGCTCGCCACCAAGGCCCTCATGGGCCTGCCGCAGCACTGGCTCCAGGCCGACGTCGTCGAGGGCCTCGAACGCGTCGCCCGCACCGCCGCCCGCCGCGGCGTCAACCTCGCCATCCACACCCACGTCAACCACGCCCAGTCGCTCACCCCGCTGGTCGCCAAGGCCGCCCAGACCGCCCTCGACGTCGGCGTCCGCGACGTACGCAACCAGGGCGTGCTCATGCGCGGCGTCAACGCCACCAGCAAGGAGCTGCTCGACCTCTGCTTCGCCCTGCAGGGCGAGGCGGGCATCCTGCCGTACTACTTCTACATGTGCGACATGATCCCCAACGCCGAGCACTGGCGGGTCCCGGTCTGGCACGCCCAGCAGCTCCAGCACGACATCATGGGCTACCTGCCCGGCTACGCCACCCCGCGGATCGTCTGCGACGTCCCCTTCGTCGGCAAGCGCTGGGTGCACATGCTCACCGAGTACGACCGCGAACGCGGCATCTCGTACTGGACCAAGAACTACCGCACCAGCATCGAGTCGGCCGACCTGGAGGCGTTGAACAAGCGCTACGCCTACTACGACCCGATCGACACCCTGCCGGAGTCCGGCCAGCAGTGGTGGGCCGACCACCGCAACGACTGA
- a CDS encoding winged helix-turn-helix transcriptional regulator, translating to MRRADLADADCGIAQALGVLGDWWTFLIVRDVAGGTTRFDPLQRALGVSRRALAERLAGLVEHGVLQRRAYSQHPPRFDYLLTAKGEALLPVLIALQNWGTHHVMGDGDITATAAADSAEARRVHELVGRRLPEVLLPGPDGRPVAPAGDDRWTVLYFFPGAFPPGVPALPPGWGEIPGAPGCTLESTTYAARAADFHAEGARIVGVSTQRPDQLADFVAYAQLPFPLLSDQDGRLAAGLLLPTFRAGGVERFKRLTLLVDPRAVVRAVQFPVTDPAGSVDEMLDLLRGRSAAAGPADERAVGAG from the coding sequence GTGCGGCGGGCCGACCTGGCGGACGCGGACTGCGGCATCGCGCAGGCGCTCGGCGTGCTCGGCGACTGGTGGACCTTCCTGATCGTGCGCGACGTCGCCGGCGGGACCACCCGCTTCGACCCGCTCCAGCGGGCGCTCGGGGTGAGCCGGCGGGCCCTGGCGGAGCGGCTGGCCGGGCTGGTCGAGCACGGGGTGCTCCAGCGGCGGGCGTACTCGCAGCACCCGCCGCGCTTCGACTACCTGCTCACCGCCAAGGGCGAGGCGCTGCTGCCGGTGCTGATCGCGTTGCAGAACTGGGGGACCCACCACGTGATGGGCGATGGCGACATCACCGCCACCGCGGCCGCGGACTCGGCCGAGGCGCGGCGGGTGCACGAGTTGGTCGGCCGGCGGTTGCCCGAGGTGCTGCTGCCCGGGCCGGACGGCCGGCCGGTGGCTCCGGCCGGGGACGACCGGTGGACCGTCCTCTACTTCTTCCCCGGCGCGTTCCCACCCGGGGTGCCGGCGCTGCCGCCGGGCTGGGGCGAGATCCCGGGCGCGCCGGGCTGCACGCTGGAGTCGACCACGTACGCCGCCCGGGCCGCCGACTTCCACGCCGAGGGAGCCCGGATCGTCGGGGTGAGTACGCAGCGCCCCGACCAGCTGGCCGACTTCGTGGCGTACGCCCAGCTGCCCTTCCCGCTCCTGTCCGACCAGGACGGCCGGCTCGCGGCCGGGCTGCTGCTGCCCACCTTCCGGGCCGGCGGGGTCGAGCGGTTCAAGCGGCTGACCCTGCTGGTCGACCCGCGGGCGGTGGTGCGCGCGGTGCAGTTCCCGGTGACCGACCCGGCCGGCTCGGTGGACGAGATGCTCGACCTGCTCCGCGGCCGGTCCGCCGCGGCCGGGCCGGCCGACGAGCGGGCGGTCGGGGCGGGCTGA
- a CDS encoding Lrp/AsnC family transcriptional regulator, which produces MEEIDRAIVAALTADGRLSYTDLAEKVGLSVSAVHQRVRRLEQRGVIKGYAARVSFEALDLPLTAFVAIRPFDPSQPDDAPERLAHLPEIDSCYSVAGEDFYLLLVRVASPADLERVLQEIRTAANVTTRTTVVLSTPYEGRPPKVSAELPTRARSRVPGEVAGSNAG; this is translated from the coding sequence GTGGAGGAGATCGACCGCGCCATCGTCGCAGCACTGACCGCTGACGGCCGGCTGTCGTACACGGATCTGGCGGAGAAGGTGGGCCTGTCGGTCTCCGCCGTGCACCAGCGGGTGCGCCGGCTGGAGCAGCGCGGGGTGATCAAGGGGTACGCCGCGCGGGTCTCCTTCGAGGCGCTGGACCTGCCGCTGACCGCGTTCGTGGCGATCCGGCCGTTCGACCCGTCGCAGCCGGACGACGCGCCGGAGCGGCTGGCCCACCTGCCGGAGATCGACTCCTGCTACTCCGTGGCGGGGGAGGACTTCTACCTGCTGCTGGTGCGGGTCGCCAGCCCGGCGGACCTGGAGCGGGTGCTCCAGGAGATCCGCACCGCGGCGAACGTCACCACCCGGACCACTGTGGTGCTCTCCACCCCGTACGAGGGGCGGCCGCCGAAGGTCAGTGCCGAACTCCCGACGCGGGCACGGTCCCGGGTGCCGGGAGAGGTGGCTGGTTCCAACGCCGGATGA
- a CDS encoding CsbD family protein, with protein sequence MGFTDKAKSKVEQLTGAAKERIGDVTENQRMRGEGGSQQRDAQTRQAGEQAKEAGKKLRDAFTR encoded by the coding sequence ATGGGCTTCACCGACAAGGCGAAGAGCAAGGTCGAGCAGCTGACCGGCGCCGCCAAGGAGCGGATCGGCGACGTGACCGAAAACCAGCGGATGCGCGGGGAGGGCGGCTCGCAGCAGCGCGACGCCCAGACCCGGCAGGCCGGTGAGCAGGCCAAGGAGGCCGGTAAGAAGCTGCGGGACGCCTTCACCAGGTGA
- a CDS encoding acyl-CoA dehydrogenase family protein, which translates to MTVDRILPTDEAHDLLDLATELADRELAPRAAGFEERAEFPREVLRTLGRAGLLGLPYPEEHGGAAQPYEVYLQVLEILASRWLAVAEAVSVHTLSCYPVAAFGSDEQRKLLPDMIGGELLGAYCLSEPQGGSDAAALSTRAVRDGDAYVVSGTKAWITHARVADFYNIFCRTGGPGPKGISCLLADRGTPGIHPQAAERTMGLHASPVAQIAFDDARVPADRLIGGEGMGFTIAMSALDSGRLGIAACAVGLAQAALDYAVGYAKERRQFGQAIIDFQGLGFNLADLATQISAARALTLAAARLRDAGRPYSIEAAKAKLFATDVAMRVTTDAVQVLGGAGYVADHPVERYMREAKVLQIVEGTNQIQRLVISRALAKG; encoded by the coding sequence ATGACAGTCGACCGGATCCTCCCCACCGACGAGGCCCACGACCTGCTGGACCTCGCCACCGAACTCGCCGACCGGGAGCTCGCGCCGCGGGCCGCCGGGTTCGAGGAGCGCGCCGAGTTCCCCCGCGAGGTGCTGCGCACCCTCGGCCGGGCCGGCCTGCTCGGCCTGCCCTACCCGGAGGAGCACGGCGGCGCCGCGCAGCCGTACGAGGTCTACCTCCAGGTGCTGGAGATCCTGGCCAGCCGCTGGCTCGCGGTCGCCGAGGCGGTCAGCGTGCACACCCTGTCCTGCTACCCGGTGGCCGCCTTCGGCAGCGACGAACAGCGCAAGCTGCTGCCCGACATGATCGGCGGCGAGCTGCTCGGGGCGTACTGCCTCTCCGAGCCCCAGGGTGGCTCGGACGCCGCCGCGCTGAGCACCCGGGCGGTCCGCGACGGCGACGCGTACGTGGTCTCCGGCACCAAGGCGTGGATCACCCACGCCCGGGTGGCCGACTTCTACAACATCTTCTGCCGCACCGGCGGGCCCGGCCCGAAGGGCATCTCCTGCCTGCTCGCCGACCGCGGCACGCCCGGCATCCACCCGCAGGCGGCCGAGCGGACGATGGGGCTGCACGCCTCCCCGGTGGCGCAGATCGCCTTCGACGACGCCCGGGTCCCGGCCGACCGGCTGATCGGCGGTGAGGGGATGGGCTTCACCATCGCGATGTCCGCCCTGGACTCCGGCCGGCTGGGCATCGCCGCGTGCGCCGTGGGGCTGGCCCAGGCGGCGCTGGACTACGCGGTCGGCTACGCCAAGGAGCGGCGGCAGTTCGGCCAGGCCATCATCGACTTCCAGGGGCTCGGGTTCAACCTCGCCGACCTGGCCACCCAGATCTCCGCGGCCCGGGCGCTGACGCTGGCCGCGGCCCGGCTGCGCGACGCCGGCCGGCCGTACTCGATCGAGGCGGCCAAGGCGAAGCTCTTCGCCACCGACGTGGCGATGCGGGTGACCACCGACGCGGTGCAGGTGCTCGGTGGCGCGGGCTACGTGGCCGACCACCCGGTGGAGCGGTACATGCGGGAGGCGAAGGTGCTGCAGATCGTCGAGGGCACCAACCAGATCCAGCGGCTGGTGATCTCCCGCGCCCTGGCCAAGGGCTGA
- a CDS encoding MFS transporter has product MGVGQRAGVFWRWWTAGTTSQVGSAVGAVALPLTALTVLDASAFEMGLIAAANYVAWLVIGLPAGVIVQRLPLRGAQVGADLARAAAVASIPLAWWWGHLTVAHLVVTALVISFANVLFDVANSTFLPSIVEREDLHARNSLTSATYAASQLSGPSLGGLAVQALGAVPTLLLDAVSYLVSAVLLRTLPARRADAPDRSPPMGELIRQGWRFVAHHPVMGPSMWAATAINFVCGAQHALYPLYLVRELHAPAGLVGVLLAVEGVGSLLGAALTPRITARLGTARALVIAGVVAVGGAFVVPLGTGWPAYAAFAVGNVVFSVGVVVLSVTTRTYRQIASPPDLLSRVMATVRFVSWGAIPVGGLVAGALAVGLGARATLLIFAGAVVGAPLVLLLSPVRRLRDLTDHDRDTDDQPAVPVPAGR; this is encoded by the coding sequence ATGGGCGTCGGGCAGCGAGCCGGGGTGTTCTGGCGCTGGTGGACCGCCGGCACGACCAGCCAGGTCGGGTCGGCGGTCGGCGCGGTGGCGCTGCCACTGACCGCGCTCACCGTGCTGGACGCCAGCGCGTTCGAGATGGGCCTGATCGCCGCGGCCAACTACGTGGCCTGGCTGGTGATCGGCCTACCGGCCGGCGTCATCGTGCAGCGGCTGCCGCTGCGCGGCGCGCAGGTCGGCGCCGACCTGGCCCGCGCGGCGGCCGTCGCGTCGATCCCGCTCGCCTGGTGGTGGGGCCACCTCACGGTCGCCCACCTGGTGGTCACCGCGCTGGTGATCAGCTTCGCCAACGTGCTCTTCGACGTGGCCAACTCGACCTTCCTGCCGAGCATCGTCGAGCGGGAGGACCTGCACGCCCGCAACAGCCTCACCTCCGCGACCTACGCGGCCTCCCAGCTCAGCGGCCCCTCGCTCGGCGGCCTCGCCGTGCAGGCGCTGGGGGCGGTGCCGACCCTGCTGCTGGACGCGGTCAGCTACCTGGTCTCGGCGGTGCTGCTGCGGACCCTGCCCGCCCGCCGCGCGGACGCGCCGGACCGGTCGCCGCCGATGGGCGAGCTGATCCGGCAGGGCTGGCGCTTCGTCGCGCACCACCCGGTGATGGGCCCCAGCATGTGGGCCGCCACCGCGATCAACTTCGTCTGCGGCGCCCAGCACGCGCTCTACCCGCTCTACCTGGTCCGCGAGCTGCACGCCCCGGCCGGGCTGGTCGGCGTGCTGCTCGCCGTCGAAGGCGTCGGCTCGCTGCTCGGCGCCGCGCTCACCCCTCGGATCACGGCCCGCCTCGGCACCGCCCGGGCACTGGTCATCGCCGGCGTGGTCGCCGTTGGCGGCGCGTTCGTCGTCCCGCTGGGCACCGGCTGGCCGGCGTACGCGGCCTTCGCGGTCGGCAACGTGGTCTTCTCCGTCGGGGTGGTCGTCCTCAGCGTGACCACCCGGACCTACCGGCAGATCGCCAGCCCGCCCGACCTGCTCTCCCGGGTGATGGCCACGGTCCGGTTCGTCTCCTGGGGCGCGATCCCGGTCGGCGGGCTGGTCGCCGGTGCCCTGGCCGTCGGCCTCGGCGCCCGGGCCACGCTGCTGATCTTCGCCGGCGCGGTCGTGGGCGCGCCGCTGGTGCTGCTGCTCTCCCCGGTCCGCCGGCTGCGCGACCTCACCGACCACGACCGGGACACCGACGACCAACCCGCCGTCCCGGTTCCGGCCGGCCGCTGA
- a CDS encoding glycosyl hydrolase family 18 protein, with amino-acid sequence MSSPRPRPRSALAAGLLALVTAGAGLTLAAPSPAAAAVLPNNFKSVGYLPSWSGSVTGVQYAKLTHINYAFVLPNADGSLRPVENPGKLSQLVSLGHGNNVKVSIAIGGWNDGDDSAFEALAANAGTRTAFVNNVVTFVNQYNLDGVDMDWEYPDPGASANNYSLLMQQLSGALRPRGKLLTAAVVSEGYYVQGVPTAVFGHVDWLNIMAYDGGSPHANYDWSINAVNGWKARGLPAAKAVLGVPFYSRPGYHTYSALVGMDPANANRDCTTVGGVQQCYNGVPTVKRKTQWALANAGGMMNWELSQDRNDSTSLVGAIYDTVMGGTPPPTGRTGPITGIAGKCVDVAAANTANGTAIQLWTCNGTNAQRWTVGADGTLRALGKCADVTSGSTANGAKVQLWDCNGTGAQVWQAQANGTLRNPQAGKCLDATGNSSADGTRLQIWDCFGGANQVWRLPA; translated from the coding sequence ATGTCCTCACCACGTCCCCGTCCCCGGTCGGCCCTCGCCGCCGGCCTGCTCGCGCTGGTCACCGCCGGCGCCGGCCTGACCCTCGCCGCACCGTCCCCGGCCGCCGCCGCGGTGCTGCCGAACAACTTCAAGAGCGTCGGCTACCTGCCGTCGTGGAGCGGCAGCGTCACCGGCGTCCAGTACGCCAAGCTCACCCACATCAACTACGCGTTCGTGCTGCCCAACGCCGACGGCAGCCTGCGCCCGGTGGAGAACCCGGGCAAGCTGTCCCAGCTGGTCTCGCTCGGGCATGGCAACAACGTCAAGGTGTCGATCGCCATCGGCGGCTGGAACGACGGCGACGACTCCGCGTTCGAGGCGCTCGCCGCCAACGCCGGCACCCGCACCGCGTTCGTCAACAACGTGGTCACCTTCGTCAACCAGTACAACCTGGACGGCGTCGACATGGACTGGGAGTACCCCGACCCGGGCGCGTCGGCGAACAACTACAGCCTGCTGATGCAGCAGCTCAGCGGCGCCCTGCGCCCCCGCGGCAAGCTGCTCACCGCGGCCGTGGTGTCCGAGGGCTACTACGTGCAGGGCGTGCCGACCGCCGTGTTCGGCCACGTCGACTGGCTGAACATCATGGCGTACGACGGGGGCAGCCCGCACGCCAACTACGACTGGTCGATCAACGCCGTCAACGGGTGGAAGGCGCGCGGCCTGCCGGCCGCCAAGGCGGTGCTCGGGGTGCCCTTCTACAGCCGGCCCGGCTACCACACGTACTCGGCCCTGGTGGGCATGGACCCGGCCAACGCCAACCGGGACTGCACCACGGTCGGCGGCGTGCAGCAGTGCTACAACGGCGTCCCGACGGTCAAGCGGAAGACCCAGTGGGCGCTGGCGAACGCCGGCGGGATGATGAACTGGGAGCTGTCCCAGGACCGTAACGACTCGACCTCGCTGGTCGGCGCCATCTACGACACCGTCATGGGCGGCACCCCGCCGCCGACCGGACGGACCGGCCCGATCACCGGCATCGCCGGCAAGTGCGTCGACGTGGCGGCGGCGAACACCGCCAACGGCACCGCGATCCAGCTCTGGACCTGCAACGGCACCAACGCGCAGCGCTGGACGGTGGGCGCCGACGGCACCCTGCGCGCCCTCGGCAAGTGCGCCGACGTGACCAGCGGCTCCACCGCCAACGGCGCCAAGGTGCAGCTGTGGGACTGCAACGGCACCGGGGCCCAGGTCTGGCAGGCCCAGGCCAACGGCACGCTGCGCAACCCGCAGGCCGGCAAGTGCCTCGACGCCACCGGCAACAGCTCCGCCGACGGCACCCGGCTGCAGATCTGGGACTGCTTCGGCGGCGCCAACCAGGTCTGGCGCCTGCCCGCCTGA
- a CDS encoding M24 family metallopeptidase, which translates to MGTDELYPPDRLAAAQRATAAAGLDALLLTPGSDLRYLTGYDAHAGERLTCLVLPAEGEPTLIVPTLERPAAEASPAPATGVRIVDHADGTDPYPLVTAALDGPVAAVGLADRMWAEQVLALRAALPGATQRLAGEVLRELRIRKSPAEVAALAEAGAAIDAVHQRMGDWLRPGRTESEVAIDIAAAIRAAGHVTVDFVIVAAGPNGASPHHGTSDRPIGAGEPVVVDIGGTMPSGYRSDCTRTYVAGGPAPAEFTEYYAVLHAAQRAAVAAVRPGITAEAVDAAAREPIAAAGFGPAFLHRTGHGIGLDGHEEPYVVAGNPRPLEPGMAFSIEPGIYLAGRHGARIEDIVVCTTDGVHRLNTTPTELIAL; encoded by the coding sequence GTGGGAACCGACGAGCTGTACCCGCCGGACCGGCTGGCCGCCGCGCAGCGCGCCACCGCCGCCGCCGGCCTGGACGCGCTGCTGCTGACCCCCGGCTCCGACCTGCGTTACCTCACCGGCTACGACGCGCACGCGGGGGAGCGGCTGACCTGCCTGGTGCTGCCCGCCGAGGGCGAGCCGACGCTGATCGTGCCCACCCTGGAGCGTCCCGCCGCCGAGGCGTCGCCGGCCCCGGCCACCGGGGTGCGGATCGTCGACCACGCCGACGGCACCGACCCGTACCCGCTGGTGACCGCCGCCCTCGACGGGCCGGTGGCGGCGGTCGGGCTGGCCGACCGGATGTGGGCCGAGCAGGTGCTCGCGCTGCGCGCCGCGCTGCCCGGCGCCACCCAGCGGCTCGCCGGCGAGGTGCTGCGCGAGCTGCGGATCCGCAAGTCTCCGGCGGAGGTCGCCGCGCTCGCCGAGGCCGGCGCCGCGATCGACGCGGTGCACCAGCGGATGGGGGACTGGCTGCGCCCGGGGCGCACCGAGTCCGAGGTGGCCATCGACATCGCCGCGGCGATCCGCGCCGCCGGGCACGTCACCGTGGACTTCGTCATCGTCGCCGCCGGGCCGAACGGCGCCAGCCCGCACCACGGCACCTCCGACCGCCCGATCGGGGCCGGTGAGCCGGTGGTGGTGGACATCGGCGGCACCATGCCGTCGGGCTACCGCTCCGACTGCACCCGCACCTACGTCGCCGGCGGCCCGGCCCCGGCCGAGTTCACCGAGTACTACGCGGTGCTGCACGCTGCCCAGCGCGCGGCGGTAGCCGCGGTGCGCCCCGGGATCACCGCCGAGGCGGTCGACGCCGCCGCCCGCGAGCCGATCGCCGCCGCCGGCTTCGGCCCCGCGTTCCTGCACCGGACCGGGCACGGCATCGGCCTGGACGGGCACGAGGAGCCGTACGTGGTGGCCGGCAACCCCCGGCCGCTGGAGCCCGGCATGGCGTTCTCCATCGAACCCGGCATCTACCTCGCGGGCCGACACGGCGCCCGGATCGAGGACATCGTCGTCTGCACGACGGACGGCGTCCACCGGCTCAACACCACCCCCACGGAGCTCATCGCGCTATGA
- a CDS encoding DUF4037 domain-containing protein: MAFLPGLSLARRFHDVAVAPILRRHCPGLRYAAGLLDGGSELLGLDTARSTDHDWGPRAQLFVAARDAGRIPEVRAALDAELPAEFLGWPARFVGADARLGVADRAGTRHGVSVHELGDWWHARLGFDPAAGVGVADWLATPTQRLAELTGGAVFHDGLDGALTAGRAALTWYPDDVWRQVLRAGWTRIAQAEHLPGRCAEVGDELGSRTVTAGLARDLMRLGLLTRRRWPPYDKWLGTVFSRLPDAAPVVAALSDALGPGDWPRRQDGLVRALEAVADWTDATGLADPVRARARQFHRRPFLVLDAGRVAAALRAAIVDPALRERPPLGAVDQYVDSVDVLTHARRARRVSGALD, translated from the coding sequence GTGGCATTCCTTCCCGGCCTGAGCCTGGCCCGCCGGTTCCACGACGTGGCGGTGGCCCCGATCCTGCGCCGCCACTGCCCGGGCCTGCGGTACGCGGCCGGACTGCTCGACGGCGGTTCGGAGCTGCTCGGCCTGGACACGGCCCGCTCGACCGACCACGACTGGGGACCCCGGGCCCAACTCTTCGTCGCGGCGCGCGACGCCGGCCGGATCCCCGAGGTACGCGCCGCGCTGGACGCCGAGCTGCCGGCGGAGTTCCTCGGCTGGCCGGCCCGGTTCGTCGGCGCGGACGCCCGGCTGGGGGTCGCCGACCGGGCCGGCACCCGGCACGGGGTGAGCGTCCACGAGCTGGGCGACTGGTGGCACGCCCGGCTGGGGTTCGACCCGGCGGCCGGGGTGGGCGTCGCGGACTGGCTGGCCACCCCCACCCAGCGGCTGGCCGAGCTGACCGGCGGCGCGGTCTTCCACGACGGCCTCGACGGCGCGCTCACCGCGGGCCGGGCGGCCCTGACGTGGTATCCGGACGACGTGTGGCGGCAGGTGCTGCGCGCCGGATGGACCCGGATCGCCCAGGCGGAGCACCTGCCGGGCCGCTGCGCCGAGGTCGGCGACGAGCTGGGCAGCCGGACCGTCACCGCCGGGCTGGCCCGGGACCTGATGCGGCTCGGCCTGCTGACCCGGCGCCGGTGGCCGCCGTACGACAAGTGGCTCGGCACGGTCTTCAGCCGGCTGCCGGACGCGGCGCCGGTGGTCGCGGCGCTGTCCGACGCGCTCGGTCCGGGAGACTGGCCGCGGCGCCAGGACGGGCTGGTGCGCGCCCTGGAGGCGGTGGCCGACTGGACCGACGCCACCGGGCTGGCCGACCCGGTGCGCGCCCGGGCCAGGCAGTTCCACCGCCGGCCCTTCCTGGTGCTGGACGCCGGTCGGGTCGCCGCCGCGCTGCGCGCCGCCATCGTCGATCCGGCGCTGCGGGAGCGTCCGCCGCTCGGCGCGGTCGACCAGTACGTGGACAGCGTCGACGTGCTGACCCATGCCCGCCGGGCCCGCCGGGTGTCCGGCGCGCTGGACTGA